Genomic DNA from Patescibacteria group bacterium:
CAATGCCGACATGAAGCACGACTTCCTCGATTTGTACGCCTTTTGCTTTTATCTTTTCGAGGAGTTCTGGCGTAAAGTGAAAGCCTGCGGTTGGAGCGGCGACGGAGCCAACTTGCTTAGCGTAAATGGTTTGATACTTCGACTCGTCCTTGAGAGAACCTTCGACGTACGGCGGTGTTGGGATATCCCCATATTTGTCACAGAAGACGAGCATCTCCGCGGCGGTCATCCCTGTTCTCAAAATAACGACCCCGTCGGTACTTTTTTCTTGCACGATGAATTCGTGCGCTGCGACGTTAATAACGTCGCCTTCTCGAAATTTGCGACCGGGTTTTAATAACACCTCGGCCTCGCCCTCTTTTATTCGAAGAACGAAAATCTCCAATCCCTCCTTTAAAAGACGGGCCTTAAATACCTTCGAGGTATTAAAAACCAGCACGTCACCGGCTTTTAGCTCCTCGATAATATTGAAAAACTGCTTATGTTGGACCTCTCCTGTTGCCCGGTCGACAACCATCAATTTGGAGTGATCCCGGGGTTCAACTGAAGATTGGGCGATAAATCGCTCGGGGAGATCGTAGTCGAATAAGCTGATGGGGGTATTCATTTGACAAAGACTAGCCCATTTTGTACTATTTGGCCAATCTTTTCTTATGAAAGCCGATATCCACCCAACGTATTTTGAGAACGCCGTAATCGCTTGCGCTTGCGGAGCTAACTATAAGACCGGTTCTACCCAGGAACGGATCGATATTGAATTGTGCGCCGCTTGTCACCCATTCTTCACCGGTAAGCAGAAGATTGTAGATGCTGCTCGCCGTGTGGAAAAGTTTGCTACTCGTTCTACTGAGAAGGCTGCTTCCGTAAAAACCTCAGCTGACAAGACCGCTGAAAAGGCCGCTCGCTCCAAAGCCAAGGCCACTAAGAAAGCTGCCCGCGATACTTCCATTAAAACAGCACGTTAGGAAAACACAACGCCTGGTCGCCAACGCGACGGGCGTTTTTGTTTATCTGTAATGTTCAATGTTGAATGTGTAATGTACGATACCTCTACTATGGATTTCGCTTCGGCAATTGCCGTGAAAAGACAAGAATTTCAGAAGCTTGAACAGGCCCTCATGGACCCGGCTGTTTTGGCTGACCGTAAAAAGTTGAAGGAAACCAACCAGGCTTACCAGGGCATGCGCAAAACCATGGAAGCTGCGGCGGCCTACGAGAAAGTCGCAAATGACCTCGATGGCGCAAAGAAGACCCTCCATGATACGGATCCAGACATGCGAGCAATGGCAGAGGCCGAAGTCGCAGAACTAGAACCTAAGTTGCCCGCACTTGAACGTACCCTCGAACTTGAACTCGTGCCAAAAGACCCAATTGACGAGAACGACGCTATTGTGGAAATCCGTGCTGGCGCAGGAGGAGATGAAGCTGCACTTTTTGCATCTGAACTTTTCCGCATGTATGTGCGCTATGCAGAACGCCACGGCTGGAAGGCGAGCGTTATCTCTCAGA
This window encodes:
- the queA gene encoding tRNA preQ1(34) S-adenosylmethionine ribosyltransferase-isomerase QueA, with translation MNTPISLFDYDLPERFIAQSSVEPRDHSKLMVVDRATGEVQHKQFFNIIEELKAGDVLVFNTSKVFKARLLKEGLEIFVLRIKEGEAEVLLKPGRKFREGDVINVAAHEFIVQEKSTDGVVILRTGMTAAEMLVFCDKYGDIPTPPYVEGSLKDESKYQTIYAKQVGSVAAPTAGFHFTPELLEKIKAKGVQIEEVVLHVGIGTFRPVKTETLEEHEMHSEWVSLSKETAERINAAKSEGRRVIAVGTTTTRVLEGIASTRGSLVGYEGEINIFITPGFEFKVIDGLITNFHLPKSTLLVLVSSFSSRERMLAAYEAAKTNDYRFFSFGDAMFIR
- the rpmE gene encoding 50S ribosomal protein L31, which produces MKADIHPTYFENAVIACACGANYKTGSTQERIDIELCAACHPFFTGKQKIVDAARRVEKFATRSTEKAASVKTSADKTAEKAARSKAKATKKAARDTSIKTAR